Proteins from a genomic interval of Pseudomonas silesiensis:
- the nirB gene encoding nitrite reductase large subunit NirB — protein MKKLKLVMIGNGMAGVRTLEELLKLSNELYDITVFGAEPHTNYNRILLSPVLAGEQTFEEIVLNDLDWYLENNIKLLLNRKVVEIDRLKRRVIAEDGSEAEYDRLLIATGSTPFILPIPGNTLQGVIGYRDIADTQAMIDTAKTHKHAVVIGGGLLGLEAANGLMLRGMHVTVVHIGEWLLERQLDKTSGELLQTALEGRGLHFRLREQTQALHDAGNGRVGSVEFKNGDIIPADLVVMAAGIRPSTELAEKAGIPCNRGILVNDTMQTYDPRVYAIGECASHRGIAYGLVAPLFEQAKVCANHLAQLGFATYKGSVTSTKLKVTGIDLFSAGDFMGGEGTETITLSDPIGGVYKKLVIKDDVLVGACLYGDTADGGWYFRQIRENHAIGEIRDHLMFGENALGDVGHQGQDKAMSMADTAEVCGCNGVCKGTIVKAIQEHGLFSVDDVKKHTKAASSCGSCAGLVEQILINTVGGAADVKPKSEKAICGCSDLNHGQIRQAIREQHLLTIAGTLSYLNWRTPNGCATCRPALNYYLISTWPGEAKDDPQSRLINERAHANIQKDGTYSVVPRMWGGVTNPSELRRIADVADKYNVPMVKVTGGQRIDLLGIKKQDLPGVWKDLDMPSGHAYGKSIRTVKTCVGSEFCRFGTQNSTQLGIELEHDLFNMWSPHKVKLAVSGCPRNCSEAGIKDVGIIGVDSGWEMYIGGNGGIKTEVAEFFVKLKTAEEVREYNGAFLQLYREEAFYLERTVHYLQRVGMEHIKKAVLEDPERRQALNARLQFSLSFEQDPWKERLEQPLLKKEFEVIPVKNLEVLA, from the coding sequence ATGAAAAAACTAAAACTGGTGATGATCGGCAACGGCATGGCCGGGGTTCGTACCCTGGAAGAACTGCTCAAGCTGAGCAACGAGCTGTACGACATCACGGTCTTCGGCGCCGAACCCCATACCAACTACAACCGCATCCTGCTGTCGCCGGTCCTGGCCGGCGAACAGACGTTCGAAGAGATCGTGCTCAACGACCTGGACTGGTACCTGGAAAACAACATCAAGCTGCTGCTCAACCGCAAAGTGGTGGAAATCGACCGGCTCAAACGCCGGGTCATTGCCGAAGACGGCAGCGAAGCCGAATACGATCGCCTGCTGATCGCCACCGGTTCGACCCCGTTCATCCTGCCGATTCCCGGCAACACCTTGCAGGGCGTGATCGGCTACCGCGACATTGCCGACACCCAGGCGATGATCGACACCGCCAAGACCCACAAGCACGCCGTGGTCATCGGCGGCGGCCTGCTCGGCCTGGAAGCCGCGAACGGCCTGATGCTGCGCGGCATGCATGTCACCGTGGTGCACATCGGCGAATGGCTGCTGGAGCGGCAACTGGACAAGACCAGCGGCGAACTGCTGCAAACCGCCCTTGAAGGCCGCGGCCTGCACTTTCGCCTGCGCGAACAGACCCAGGCCCTGCACGACGCGGGTAATGGCCGGGTCGGCTCGGTGGAATTCAAGAACGGCGACATCATCCCCGCCGACCTGGTGGTGATGGCCGCCGGTATCCGCCCCAGCACCGAACTGGCGGAAAAAGCCGGCATCCCCTGCAACCGCGGGATTCTGGTCAACGATACGATGCAAACCTACGACCCTCGGGTCTACGCCATCGGCGAATGCGCCAGCCACCGCGGAATAGCCTACGGCCTGGTGGCGCCGCTGTTCGAACAGGCCAAGGTCTGCGCCAACCACCTGGCCCAACTGGGTTTCGCCACGTACAAGGGCTCGGTGACCTCGACGAAATTGAAAGTCACCGGCATCGACCTGTTTTCCGCCGGCGACTTCATGGGCGGCGAAGGCACCGAGACCATCACCCTCTCCGACCCGATCGGCGGGGTCTATAAAAAACTGGTGATCAAGGATGACGTGCTGGTCGGCGCCTGTCTGTACGGCGATACGGCAGATGGTGGTTGGTATTTCCGGCAGATTCGTGAGAACCACGCCATTGGCGAGATCCGCGATCACCTGATGTTCGGCGAAAACGCACTCGGCGACGTAGGACATCAGGGCCAAGACAAAGCTATGAGCATGGCCGACACCGCCGAAGTCTGCGGTTGCAACGGCGTGTGCAAAGGCACCATCGTCAAGGCGATTCAAGAGCACGGGCTGTTCAGCGTCGACGACGTCAAGAAGCACACCAAGGCCGCCAGCTCCTGCGGCTCCTGCGCCGGCCTGGTGGAACAGATCCTGATCAACACCGTGGGCGGCGCCGCCGACGTCAAGCCCAAGAGCGAAAAAGCCATCTGCGGCTGCAGCGACCTCAACCACGGACAAATCCGCCAGGCCATCCGCGAACAGCATCTGCTGACCATTGCCGGCACCCTGAGCTACCTGAACTGGCGCACCCCGAACGGCTGCGCCACCTGCCGCCCGGCACTCAACTACTACCTGATTTCCACCTGGCCGGGCGAGGCCAAGGATGATCCGCAGTCGCGTCTGATCAACGAGCGCGCCCACGCCAACATTCAGAAAGACGGCACTTACTCGGTGGTGCCGCGGATGTGGGGCGGAGTGACCAACCCCTCGGAGCTGCGGCGTATCGCCGACGTGGCCGACAAGTACAACGTGCCGATGGTGAAGGTCACCGGTGGCCAGCGCATCGACTTGCTGGGGATCAAGAAGCAAGACTTGCCTGGGGTCTGGAAGGATCTCGACATGCCTTCCGGCCATGCCTATGGCAAATCCATCCGCACCGTAAAAACCTGCGTCGGCAGCGAGTTCTGCCGCTTTGGCACCCAGAACTCCACGCAACTGGGGATCGAACTGGAGCACGACCTGTTCAACATGTGGTCACCGCACAAGGTGAAGCTGGCGGTCTCCGGTTGCCCACGCAATTGCTCGGAAGCCGGCATCAAGGACGTCGGAATTATCGGCGTGGACTCGGGCTGGGAGATGTACATCGGCGGCAATGGCGGGATCAAGACCGAAGTCGCCGAGTTCTTCGTCAAGCTCAAGACTGCCGAAGAAGTGCGCGAATACAACGGCGCCTTCCTGCAGCTCTACCGCGAAGAAGCGTTTTACCTCGAACGCACCGTGCATTACCTGCAACGGGTCGGCATGGAACACATCAAAAAAGCCGTGCTGGAAGACCCGGAGCGACGCCAGGCACTCAATGCGCGCCTGCAATTCTCCCTGTCGTTCGAACAGGATCCGTGGAAGGAACGCCTGGAACAGCCGCTGCTGAAAAAAGAATTCGAGGTCATCCCCGTGAAGAACCTGGAGGTGCTGGCATGA
- the nirD gene encoding nitrite reductase small subunit NirD, with product MTWLDICALEEINALGSRIIAGPKGDIAIFRTSDDEVFALDDRCPHKGGPLSQGLIYGKRVACPLHNWQIDLETGEAQAPDIGCAHHHAARVENGRVLLSLREAS from the coding sequence ATGACCTGGCTGGATATCTGCGCACTGGAAGAGATCAATGCCCTGGGCTCGCGGATCATCGCCGGCCCGAAAGGCGACATCGCGATTTTTCGTACCAGCGACGATGAAGTGTTCGCCCTCGACGACCGCTGCCCGCACAAGGGCGGCCCGCTGTCCCAGGGTTTGATCTATGGCAAACGCGTCGCCTGCCCGCTGCACAACTGGCAGATCGACCTGGAAACCGGCGAAGCCCAGGCACCGGACATCGGTTGCGCTCACCACCATGCGGCACGGGTCGAAAATGGCCGGGTGCTGCTGTCCCTGCGGGAAGCAAGCTAA
- a CDS encoding nitrate reductase has protein sequence MNHQITASTCCYCGVGCGVLIEHDGERILGVSGDPAHPANFGKLCSKGSTLHLTGDPAARALYPELRLGKGLARSRTDWDTALDHAASVFAETIAEHGPDSVAFYISGQLLTEDYYSFNKLARALVRTNNIDSNSRLCMSSAVVGYKRSLGADAPPCNYEDLELSDCVMIVGSNMAYAHPILFRRLEEAKSRRPQMKVIVIDPRRTDTCDLADLHLAILPGTDVALFHGILHLLLWEDWVDRDFIKAHTQGLPELKSLVRDYTPQMVSQLCGISIEQLHQCAEWVGTSPSFLSLWCMGLNQSTAGSAKNSALINLHLATGQIGRPGAGPFSLTGQPNAMGGRETGSLSNLLPGHREAGNAEHRAQVAAYWGVDQLPEQTGLTAIELFEQVRSGKIKALWIACTNPAQSMPDQSAVRAALQACPFVVLQEAFRTTETAAFADLLLPAASWGEKEGTVTNSERRISHVRQAIVAPGETRSDWAITVDFAQRLEKHLRPGQDSLFAFDTPSQIFDEYKQLTRGRDLDLSGISHALIDRLGPQQWPFPEGASEGTARLYLDGIFPTANGRAQFVADPYRAAKEQRDARFPLTLITGRLRDQWHGMSRTGTAAQLFGHVSEAVLSLHPDELRRHRLQPGDLISLKSRRGAVIVPVDSDDSVRPGQAFLPMHWGDRFLKGGVNTLTQPAFDPLSKQPELKHSGVRLEPVHLPWQLFALIEGNVQQHFETLRPLCEAFSYTSLSIAGRERPALLIRAASAVAPDPQLLREIDRCLALNDGPVLAYDDPRRSIGKRVRIENGRITAIRLAGETLARHWLQNLWLEGRADEQLRRWLLAPLSAPPGQANASTVGSKTLCNCMNVSQGAVCAGIGRGLDLQGLKQELGCGTQCGSCVPEIKRLLAATAQPVAVVS, from the coding sequence ATGAACCATCAGATCACCGCCTCCACCTGCTGTTATTGCGGGGTCGGCTGCGGCGTGCTGATCGAGCATGACGGCGAGCGCATCCTCGGCGTCAGCGGCGATCCGGCCCACCCGGCCAACTTTGGCAAACTGTGCAGCAAGGGCTCGACCCTGCACCTGACCGGTGACCCGGCGGCCCGGGCGTTGTACCCCGAACTGCGCCTGGGCAAAGGCCTGGCCCGCAGCCGCACCGATTGGGACACGGCCCTCGATCACGCCGCCAGCGTCTTCGCCGAGACCATCGCCGAACACGGCCCTGACAGCGTGGCGTTCTACATTTCCGGGCAATTGCTGACCGAGGATTACTACAGTTTCAACAAGCTGGCGCGCGCCCTGGTCCGCACCAACAACATCGACAGCAATTCACGGTTGTGCATGTCTTCGGCGGTGGTCGGCTACAAGCGCAGCCTCGGTGCCGACGCCCCCCCTTGCAACTACGAAGACCTGGAGTTGAGCGACTGCGTGATGATCGTCGGCAGCAACATGGCCTACGCGCATCCGATCCTGTTTCGTCGCCTGGAAGAAGCCAAATCCCGTCGGCCGCAGATGAAAGTCATCGTCATCGACCCGCGTCGCACCGACACCTGCGACTTGGCTGACCTGCACCTGGCAATACTTCCTGGTACCGACGTCGCGTTGTTCCATGGGATTTTGCACTTGCTGCTGTGGGAAGACTGGGTCGACCGCGATTTCATCAAGGCGCACACCCAAGGCCTGCCCGAGCTGAAGAGCCTGGTGCGCGACTACACGCCGCAAATGGTCTCGCAACTGTGCGGGATCAGCATCGAACAACTGCACCAATGTGCCGAATGGGTCGGCACTTCGCCGAGCTTCCTGTCGTTGTGGTGCATGGGGTTGAACCAGTCCACCGCCGGCAGCGCAAAAAACAGCGCACTGATCAACCTCCACCTGGCCACCGGGCAAATCGGTCGCCCCGGTGCCGGACCTTTCTCGCTGACCGGCCAGCCAAATGCCATGGGCGGACGGGAAACCGGCAGCCTGTCGAACCTGCTGCCAGGTCATCGCGAAGCCGGCAATGCCGAGCATCGTGCGCAAGTGGCAGCCTACTGGGGCGTTGATCAACTGCCGGAACAGACCGGGCTCACCGCCATCGAGTTGTTCGAACAGGTTCGCAGCGGCAAGATCAAGGCGCTGTGGATTGCCTGCACCAACCCCGCGCAATCGATGCCGGACCAGAGCGCCGTGCGCGCGGCACTGCAAGCCTGTCCGTTCGTGGTCTTGCAGGAAGCCTTCCGCACCACCGAGACCGCCGCGTTCGCCGATCTGCTGCTGCCGGCCGCCAGCTGGGGTGAAAAAGAAGGCACGGTGACCAATTCCGAGCGGCGTATCTCCCACGTGCGGCAGGCGATCGTCGCACCCGGTGAAACCCGTTCCGACTGGGCGATCACCGTAGATTTCGCACAGCGCCTGGAAAAACATCTGCGTCCGGGGCAAGACAGTCTGTTTGCATTCGACACCCCCTCACAGATTTTCGATGAATACAAGCAACTGACTCGCGGCCGGGACCTGGACCTGTCCGGCATCAGCCATGCGCTGATCGACCGTCTCGGCCCACAGCAATGGCCCTTCCCCGAGGGGGCCAGTGAAGGCACGGCACGGCTGTACCTGGACGGCATTTTCCCGACTGCCAACGGACGTGCGCAGTTTGTCGCCGACCCCTATCGCGCCGCCAAGGAACAACGGGATGCGCGTTTCCCCCTGACCCTGATCACTGGCCGTCTCCGCGACCAATGGCACGGCATGAGCCGCACCGGGACCGCCGCTCAGTTGTTCGGGCACGTCAGCGAAGCCGTGTTGAGCCTGCACCCGGACGAATTGCGCCGCCATCGCCTGCAACCGGGAGACCTGATCAGCCTGAAAAGTCGCCGGGGCGCGGTGATCGTGCCCGTCGACAGCGATGACAGCGTGCGGCCGGGCCAGGCGTTTCTGCCGATGCATTGGGGCGACCGTTTCCTCAAGGGTGGCGTGAATACGCTGACCCAACCGGCGTTCGATCCCTTGTCGAAACAACCGGAACTGAAGCACAGCGGCGTGCGCCTTGAACCTGTGCACCTGCCGTGGCAACTGTTCGCGCTCATCGAGGGCAATGTTCAGCAGCATTTTGAGACGCTGCGACCGCTCTGTGAGGCATTTTCCTACACAAGCCTGAGCATCGCCGGCCGGGAACGCCCGGCGCTGCTTATACGCGCTGCCAGCGCCGTCGCGCCGGATCCTCAATTGTTGCGTGAGATCGATCGATGCCTGGCGCTCAACGACGGTCCGGTATTGGCCTACGACGATCCTCGGCGCTCCATCGGCAAACGGGTACGGATCGAGAATGGCCGGATCACCGCGATTCGCCTGGCGGGCGAAACCCTGGCCCGGCACTGGCTGCAAAACCTGTGGCTGGAAGGTCGCGCCGACGAACAACTGCGACGCTGGTTGCTCGCCCCGCTGAGCGCACCACCAGGCCAGGCCAACGCATCGACCGTTGGCAGCAAAACCCTGTGCAACTGCATGAATGTCAGCCAAGGCGCGGTCTGTGCCGGCATCGGTCGAGGCCTGGACTTGCAGGGACTGAAACAAGAATTGGGCTGCGGCACGCAATGCGGCTCCTGTGTTCCGGAAATCAAGCGTTTACTGGCCGCCACCGCGCAGCCGGTCGCCGTTGTCTCGTG